One genomic window of Paeniglutamicibacter sp. Y32M11 includes the following:
- a CDS encoding MarR family winged helix-turn-helix transcriptional regulator, with the protein MAIKPGTSVNTTDRFLASELAGDIEFLTARTRSLGSSRANKLLEPLGLKVRSYSVLSLACSNLAPTQRELAEFLSLDPSQIVPLIDLLEDRGLVERTADPQDRRSKVITGTSLGVQLYEKARQATAEGEALAMARLSTSEQETLRDLLSRMAFQE; encoded by the coding sequence ATGGCGATCAAGCCGGGTACCAGCGTGAACACCACCGACCGCTTCCTAGCCAGCGAACTGGCAGGGGACATCGAGTTCCTCACGGCACGCACCCGCTCACTGGGATCATCGCGCGCCAACAAGCTCCTGGAGCCGCTCGGGCTCAAGGTCCGCTCGTACTCCGTACTGTCCCTAGCCTGCAGCAATCTGGCGCCGACCCAGCGGGAACTAGCCGAGTTCCTTTCCCTTGACCCAAGTCAGATCGTGCCACTGATTGACCTGCTGGAAGACCGCGGCCTGGTGGAGCGGACGGCTGACCCTCAGGATCGCCGGTCCAAGGTCATCACCGGAACCTCCCTGGGGGTGCAGCTCTATGAGAAGGCCCGTCAAGCCACCGCCGAGGGCGAAGCTCTGGCCATGGCGCGACTCAGCACGTCCGAGCAGGAGACCTTGCGCGACCTCCTCTCGCGCATGGCTTTCCAAGAGTAG